From a region of the Mycolicibacterium sp. MU0050 genome:
- a CDS encoding endonuclease/exonuclease/phosphatase family protein, translating into MRIATFNILHGRTVGDGVHPDRLRDCVEQLNPDILALQEVDLHQHRSNRADLTDLAARAMGAVAHRFVAAIAGTPGATWMAATGAEQPGTAAYGIALLSRYPVSDWRVVRLPRLPVRVPLFLRDPHRVTLVEEEPRTAVIARLDTPRGPLSFATTHLSFVPGANRRQLRHLVRRMRELPGPRILAGDLNMPPSAVRRWSGMRALAHADTFPAASPRQQLDHILTDAPGLRALSSAAPEAPLSDHRPLVVDIG; encoded by the coding sequence ATGAGAATCGCGACGTTCAACATCCTGCACGGCCGCACGGTGGGCGACGGGGTCCATCCCGACCGCCTGCGGGACTGCGTGGAGCAGTTGAACCCGGACATCCTGGCGCTGCAGGAGGTCGACCTGCACCAGCACCGGTCGAATAGGGCGGATCTCACCGATCTGGCGGCGCGGGCGATGGGCGCGGTGGCACACCGGTTCGTGGCGGCGATCGCCGGGACGCCGGGCGCGACGTGGATGGCGGCGACCGGCGCCGAACAGCCCGGCACGGCGGCGTACGGCATCGCCTTGCTGTCGCGGTATCCGGTCAGCGACTGGCGGGTGGTGCGGTTGCCCCGGCTCCCCGTGCGGGTGCCGCTGTTTCTGCGCGACCCCCACCGGGTGACCCTGGTGGAGGAGGAGCCGCGCACCGCGGTGATCGCTCGGCTGGACACGCCACGGGGGCCACTGTCGTTCGCCACGACCCATCTGTCGTTCGTGCCGGGCGCCAACCGCCGGCAGCTGCGCCACTTGGTGCGCCGGATGCGGGAATTGCCCGGACCTCGCATCCTCGCGGGGGATCTGAACATGCCGCCGAGCGCGGTGCGACGGTGGTCCGGCATGCGCGCCCTGGCGCACGCGGACACGTTTCCCGCCGCCTCGCCACGGCAGCAGTTGGATCACATCCTCACCGACGCTCCCGGGCTGCGCGCGCTGAGCAGTGCCGCCCCCGAGGCGCCGCTGTCGGATCATCGTCCGTTGGTGGTGGACATCGGATGA
- a CDS encoding phosphate signaling complex PhoU family protein codes for MRSEFHERLDTLTAEASAMCVLAGSVMRHANTALLRTDEFDSAAMRSELSDLHAKHRNLERLALVTLACEAPVASDLRRVVTALHVGADADRMGELANHVAQAVERRYPEPVVTDAVSGYFMKMGRIVVDLAGAAAAMVIDGDPARADHIRETDEFVNELHRRLFAVLMSPDWDGGVQRAVDLILLGRFYERFGDHTKAIADRIVFRTTGISPLQADTAL; via the coding sequence ATGCGTAGCGAATTCCACGAACGACTCGATACCCTCACCGCCGAGGCCAGCGCCATGTGCGTCCTCGCGGGTTCGGTCATGCGCCATGCGAACACCGCGTTGCTGCGCACCGATGAATTCGACTCCGCGGCAATGCGGTCCGAGCTCAGTGACCTGCACGCCAAGCACCGCAATCTGGAACGGTTGGCCTTGGTGACGCTGGCCTGTGAGGCCCCGGTGGCCAGCGACTTGCGCCGCGTGGTGACCGCGTTGCACGTCGGCGCCGACGCCGACCGGATGGGCGAGCTCGCCAACCACGTGGCCCAGGCGGTGGAGCGGCGCTACCCAGAGCCCGTCGTCACCGATGCGGTCAGTGGGTACTTCATGAAGATGGGTCGCATTGTCGTCGATCTCGCCGGCGCCGCGGCCGCGATGGTCATCGACGGTGACCCAGCCCGCGCCGACCACATTCGTGAAACCGACGAGTTTGTCAACGAGTTGCATCGACGGCTGTTCGCGGTCCTGATGAGCCCGGATTGGGACGGAGGCGTCCAACGGGCCGTCGACCTGATCCTGTTGGGCCGGTTCTACGAACGATTCGGCGATCACACGAAAGCCATCGCCGACCGAATTGTGTTCCGTACCACCGGGATCAGCCCGCTGCAGGCGGACACCGCGCTGTAG
- a CDS encoding CsbD family protein, with translation MADNSGPQEGIKGVVEDVKGKAKEAVGTVSGRDDLTQEGKAQQDKAEAQRDAAQKEAEAESARGAAKTAEKRQEANQ, from the coding sequence ATGGCTGACAACAGCGGTCCCCAGGAAGGGATCAAAGGCGTCGTCGAGGACGTCAAGGGCAAGGCAAAGGAAGCCGTCGGCACGGTCAGCGGCCGTGACGATCTCACGCAGGAGGGCAAGGCCCAGCAGGACAAGGCCGAAGCCCAGCGCGACGCGGCACAGAAGGAAGCCGAAGCCGAATCGGCCCGTGGCGCTGCGAAGACCGCCGAAAAGCGCCAAGAGGCCAATCAGTAG
- a CDS encoding alpha/beta fold hydrolase, with protein MDDFRYLDLNGDRIAYWDSGATDRADTLLLVHGISGSSTTWRHIKPLLAQNHRVIAPDLLGHGRSDKPRGDYSLGAAAVWLRDFLDELGVARVTAVGQSLGGGIATQFAHQHRERCDRVILIGGGGVAPELSWPLRMLSTPGAEYVLPAVAPTAVLSAGNAVRGWLAATGLRSARAAQLWNTYAKLSDAETRHALLGTVRSAAEIRGQAAVSALNRPQPSAQMPVLLIWGEDDRIVPVAHGRAAHAALTNSRLEVLPGVGHSPHVEVPDQVADLIGDFLAGTQRRSVMLTRC; from the coding sequence ATGGACGACTTTCGTTACCTCGACCTGAACGGGGACCGGATCGCCTACTGGGATTCCGGTGCCACCGACCGGGCGGACACCTTGTTGCTGGTCCACGGCATCTCGGGCAGTTCCACCACCTGGCGCCACATCAAGCCGCTGCTTGCCCAAAACCATCGGGTCATCGCCCCCGACCTGCTCGGGCACGGCCGGTCGGACAAGCCCCGCGGCGACTACTCGCTGGGCGCCGCCGCGGTGTGGCTGCGCGACTTCCTCGACGAACTGGGCGTCGCGCGCGTCACCGCCGTCGGCCAATCGCTCGGCGGTGGCATCGCGACGCAATTCGCCCATCAGCATCGCGAACGCTGCGACCGGGTGATCTTGATCGGCGGCGGCGGTGTCGCCCCCGAGCTGTCCTGGCCGCTGCGGATGCTCTCCACACCGGGCGCGGAATACGTGCTTCCGGCGGTCGCCCCCACGGCCGTGCTGAGCGCGGGCAACGCCGTCCGCGGCTGGCTGGCCGCGACGGGCCTGCGCTCGGCACGCGCTGCGCAACTGTGGAACACCTACGCCAAGCTCTCGGACGCCGAGACCCGGCACGCCCTGCTGGGCACCGTGCGTTCCGCCGCCGAGATCCGCGGGCAGGCGGCCGTCAGCGCGCTGAACCGACCGCAGCCGTCAGCGCAGATGCCGGTCCTGCTGATCTGGGGCGAGGACGACCGGATCGTGCCGGTCGCGCACGGACGCGCCGCCCACGCGGCCCTGACCAACAGTCGGCTGGAAGTGCTCCCGGGGGTCGGGCACTCGCCGCACGTCGAAGTCCCCGACCAGGTCGCGGACCTCATCGGGGACTTCCTCGCCGGCACCCAGCGGCGTTCGGTGATGCTGACCCGTTGCTAG
- a CDS encoding DUF1059 domain-containing protein: MKTHLNCPCGESIVGTDEDDLVEKTQKHLSENHPGHEYSRDEILFIAY, from the coding sequence ATGAAGACTCACCTGAACTGCCCGTGCGGAGAGTCCATCGTCGGGACCGACGAGGACGACCTGGTCGAGAAGACCCAGAAGCACTTGTCGGAGAACCACCCCGGCCACGAATACTCGCGCGACGAGATCCTGTTCATCGCGTACTGA
- a CDS encoding sulfite exporter TauE/SafE family protein, which translates to MNPTLLFLAGICGGLTGSIAGLASVATYPALLAVGLPPVAANVTNTVAVVFNGIGSVFGSRPELEGQGAWLLRMGPLAALGGAAGALLLLYIPAEGFERSVPILMGASALAILLPRRPRSPDDKPRRRRPVLIVEGLAILLITGYAGYFGAAAGVLMLALLLRAGGATLAHANASKNALMGVANLVAAILFAVLAPVAWAAVVPLGLGCLIGSRLGPVVVRHSPATPMRLLIGAAGLAVAVKLGIDTY; encoded by the coding sequence ATGAACCCGACCCTGCTGTTTCTCGCCGGGATCTGCGGTGGGCTGACGGGCAGCATTGCCGGGCTCGCCTCCGTGGCCACCTATCCCGCACTGTTGGCCGTCGGGCTGCCGCCGGTGGCCGCCAACGTCACCAACACCGTCGCCGTGGTGTTCAACGGCATCGGCTCGGTGTTCGGCTCGCGCCCCGAACTCGAGGGGCAGGGCGCCTGGCTGCTTCGGATGGGTCCGTTGGCCGCGCTCGGCGGCGCCGCGGGCGCGCTGCTGCTGTTGTACATCCCCGCAGAGGGTTTCGAGCGCAGCGTGCCGATCCTGATGGGCGCTTCGGCGCTGGCGATCCTGCTCCCGCGCCGGCCACGATCGCCCGACGACAAGCCGCGCCGACGTCGGCCGGTATTGATCGTCGAGGGCCTGGCGATCCTGCTCATCACCGGTTACGCAGGCTATTTCGGCGCCGCGGCCGGGGTGCTGATGCTGGCGCTGCTGCTGCGGGCCGGCGGCGCGACGCTGGCGCACGCCAACGCCTCGAAGAACGCCCTGATGGGGGTCGCCAACCTGGTCGCGGCCATCCTGTTCGCGGTGCTGGCCCCGGTCGCGTGGGCGGCCGTCGTGCCGCTGGGCCTGGGTTGTCTGATCGGATCGCGGCTGGGCCCGGTGGTGGTGCGGCACTCGCCGGCCACCCCGATGCGGCTGCTGATCGGCGCCGCGGGCCTGGCGGTGGCCGTCAAACTCGGCATCGACACCTACTGA
- a CDS encoding DivIVA domain-containing protein, translating into MSPRLTADDVRDVRFSMPRFGRRGYDEDQIDAFLDEVVERLEGRGTLTAEDVRQFRFRRPPWGKRGYNEQEVEEFTARIADTLAGLTR; encoded by the coding sequence ATGAGCCCACGTTTGACCGCGGACGACGTCCGGGATGTCCGCTTCTCCATGCCCCGCTTCGGGCGTCGCGGCTACGACGAGGACCAGATCGACGCGTTTCTGGACGAGGTCGTGGAGCGTTTGGAGGGCCGCGGCACCTTGACGGCGGAGGACGTACGGCAGTTCCGATTTCGACGGCCGCCGTGGGGCAAGCGCGGCTACAACGAGCAAGAGGTCGAAGAGTTCACCGCCCGCATCGCCGACACGTTGGCCGGTTTGACTCGGTAG
- a CDS encoding MaoC family dehydratase produces MRKFSSAAELVAAQGEVLGSSDWQTITQDAVNLFADATGDHQWIHVDPERAKDGPFGATIAHGFMTLSLLPVLMHQIYTVEGVKLAINYGLNKVRFPAPVPVGAKVRGTSTLTKAEDLGNGALQLTVSTTVEVEGGDKPACVAESILRYMF; encoded by the coding sequence ATGCGCAAGTTCAGCTCGGCCGCGGAATTGGTCGCCGCCCAGGGTGAAGTGCTCGGTAGCAGCGACTGGCAGACCATCACCCAGGACGCCGTCAATCTGTTCGCCGACGCCACCGGCGATCACCAGTGGATTCACGTCGATCCCGAGCGCGCCAAGGACGGACCGTTCGGCGCCACCATCGCGCACGGATTCATGACGTTGTCGCTGTTGCCGGTGTTGATGCACCAGATCTACACGGTGGAGGGCGTGAAGCTGGCAATCAACTACGGGCTGAACAAGGTTCGGTTCCCGGCGCCGGTTCCGGTGGGCGCGAAGGTGCGCGGTACCTCCACCCTGACCAAGGCCGAGGACCTGGGCAACGGCGCGCTGCAGCTCACGGTGTCCACCACCGTCGAGGTCGAGGGTGGCGACAAGCCGGCCTGCGTCGCCGAGAGCATCCTGCGGTACATGTTCTAG
- a CDS encoding acyl-CoA thioesterase — protein sequence MSALLKVLELQSADTDVWAGRGYGPPGKRAFGGQFLAQSLAAAAASLPLADDIAPTSLHLQFLRTGDAVEPTEYAVERTHDGRTAMTRRVVARQAGKILTTATVSFSRAMAGPEHGVREDLPHDPEQLDRTGPPGPAPGLPLDELDIRIADEGAGADFVRRMWWRATVPMPDDALLHTCAMLFVTDVYMIDPALRVHGHSMQARTHRSGTLDAAVWFHRRIRADRWNLVESRSPAASRGRGLVSAGLIGADGGICATIVQEGLIASRDTASTTTN from the coding sequence ATGAGTGCGCTGCTGAAGGTTCTCGAACTGCAGTCCGCGGACACCGATGTCTGGGCCGGCCGCGGGTACGGGCCACCGGGCAAGCGGGCCTTCGGTGGGCAGTTCCTGGCGCAATCGCTGGCCGCGGCGGCCGCGAGCCTGCCGCTCGCCGACGACATCGCCCCCACCAGTCTGCATCTGCAGTTCCTGCGCACCGGCGACGCCGTCGAACCCACCGAGTACGCCGTGGAGCGCACCCACGACGGGCGGACGGCGATGACCCGGCGCGTGGTGGCACGGCAGGCCGGCAAGATTCTCACGACCGCGACGGTGTCGTTCTCCCGGGCGATGGCCGGCCCGGAGCACGGGGTGCGCGAGGATCTGCCGCACGACCCCGAGCAACTCGACCGCACCGGGCCGCCGGGGCCGGCGCCGGGGCTGCCGCTCGACGAACTCGACATCCGCATCGCCGACGAGGGGGCGGGGGCGGATTTCGTCCGTCGAATGTGGTGGCGTGCAACCGTTCCCATGCCCGACGACGCGCTGCTGCACACCTGCGCCATGCTGTTCGTCACCGACGTGTACATGATCGATCCCGCGCTGCGGGTGCACGGCCACTCCATGCAGGCGCGCACCCACCGCAGCGGCACCCTGGACGCCGCCGTCTGGTTCCACCGCCGTATTCGCGCCGACCGGTGGAACCTGGTGGAGTCGCGATCTCCGGCGGCCTCGCGGGGGCGCGGCCTCGTCAGCGCCGGGCTGATCGGCGCCGACGGGGGCATCTGCGCGACCATCGTTCAGGAGGGGCTCATCGCCTCCCGTGACACTGCAAGTACCACAACCAATTAG
- a CDS encoding CoA transferase, which yields MTGTSSSATPLAGVRIIEISSFVAVPLAGMTLAQLGAEVIRVDPVGGASDYRRWPLTDDGESIYWAGLNKGKRSVAVDMRSPDGQELIARLITESGPKGGILITNVVGREWHGYDALVARRPDLIHLEVSGRADGGTGVDYTVNAGIGFPLVTGPESQAGPVNHVLPAWDLACGLYAALGIVSALRHRDATGEGSRIRLPLEDVALATAGNMGFLTEPMIAGSQRQRLGNSLYGQYGANFTSSDGVDFMVVALTGRHFRDLAELTGTTKAVAALAEALDADFNDEGQRYRHRDALTGLFSVWFAEHTGEQVADALAGTSVLWERYRSFTEASTDPKVTANPLFTVLQQPRIGEHLAPGLPLMIDGAHNPAVPAPALGDDTAAVLTEQLGVSAQELDRLLESHAVATSSEVDGSR from the coding sequence ATGACCGGAACGTCGAGCTCGGCCACTCCGCTGGCCGGGGTTCGGATCATCGAGATCTCGAGCTTCGTGGCGGTGCCGCTGGCCGGGATGACCCTGGCGCAGCTGGGCGCCGAGGTGATCCGGGTGGACCCCGTCGGCGGGGCCTCCGACTACCGCCGTTGGCCGCTGACCGACGACGGCGAGAGCATCTATTGGGCGGGCCTGAACAAGGGCAAGCGCTCCGTCGCGGTCGACATGCGCAGCCCGGACGGCCAGGAACTCATCGCCCGGTTGATCACCGAGAGCGGGCCGAAGGGCGGCATCCTGATCACCAACGTCGTCGGCCGCGAATGGCACGGGTACGACGCGCTGGTGGCCCGTCGTCCCGATCTGATCCACCTGGAGGTCTCCGGTCGCGCCGACGGCGGCACCGGCGTCGACTACACCGTCAACGCCGGGATCGGGTTCCCTCTGGTCACCGGGCCGGAGTCACAGGCCGGCCCGGTCAACCACGTGCTGCCGGCCTGGGATCTGGCGTGCGGGTTGTACGCCGCGCTCGGCATCGTGAGCGCGCTGCGCCACCGCGACGCCACCGGTGAGGGCAGCCGCATCCGGCTGCCGCTGGAGGACGTCGCGCTGGCCACCGCCGGCAATATGGGCTTCTTGACCGAACCGATGATCGCCGGATCGCAACGGCAGCGCTTGGGCAACTCGCTCTACGGCCAGTACGGTGCCAACTTCACCAGCAGCGACGGCGTCGACTTCATGGTGGTGGCGCTGACCGGACGGCACTTTCGGGATCTGGCGGAGCTGACCGGCACCACCAAAGCGGTTGCCGCCCTTGCCGAGGCGCTGGACGCCGACTTCAACGACGAGGGTCAGCGGTACCGGCACCGTGACGCGTTGACGGGATTGTTCAGCGTCTGGTTCGCCGAGCACACCGGTGAGCAGGTCGCGGACGCGCTGGCGGGCACGTCTGTGTTGTGGGAGCGCTACCGCAGCTTCACCGAGGCCAGCACCGACCCGAAGGTGACCGCCAACCCGCTGTTCACCGTGTTGCAACAGCCGCGGATCGGCGAGCACCTGGCGCCGGGTCTCCCGTTGATGATCGACGGCGCGCACAACCCCGCCGTCCCCGCGCCCGCACTCGGCGACGACACCGCGGCGGTGCTCACCGAGCAACTCGGCGTCTCGGCGCAGGAGCTGGACCGGTTGCTCGAATCCCACGCGGTCGCAACGTCTTCGGAGGTCGACGGCTCACGATGA
- a CDS encoding helix-turn-helix domain-containing protein, translated as MRSRIDAAIERALDARQREAAEEVDRILSAALGVIERTGPAPPKVSDIVAAAGTSNAAFYRYFTGKDELLLAVMERGVNITAAYLKREMAAQDDPVAKVRTWIIGALGQVGEPRRTARSRAVLSQFSSVPDGQITAPMRDLLVPPLTDLGSADPARDADALFTTVSGVLRRHAAAETQPGRDEIEHVVSFCLAAVDTDREHR; from the coding sequence GTGAGGTCTCGGATCGACGCGGCGATTGAGCGGGCGCTCGACGCCCGTCAGCGAGAGGCCGCCGAGGAGGTGGACCGCATCCTGTCGGCGGCTCTCGGGGTGATCGAGCGGACCGGACCCGCGCCGCCGAAGGTCAGCGACATCGTGGCCGCGGCCGGCACCTCCAACGCCGCCTTCTACCGCTACTTCACCGGCAAGGACGAGCTGCTGCTGGCGGTGATGGAGCGTGGCGTCAACATCACCGCGGCCTACCTGAAGCGCGAGATGGCGGCCCAGGACGACCCTGTCGCGAAGGTCCGGACCTGGATCATCGGGGCGCTGGGCCAGGTCGGTGAGCCGCGCCGGACGGCGCGCAGCCGCGCGGTCCTCAGTCAGTTCAGTTCGGTGCCCGACGGGCAGATCACCGCCCCGATGCGCGACCTGTTGGTGCCCCCGCTGACCGACCTCGGCTCCGCGGACCCGGCGCGCGACGCCGATGCCCTCTTCACCACGGTCAGCGGGGTGCTGCGGCGACACGCGGCGGCCGAGACGCAGCCCGGGCGCGACGAGATCGAACACGTGGTGAGCTTCTGCCTCGCGGCCGTCGACACCGACCGGGAGCACCGGTGA